The Streptomyces sp. NBC_00440 genome contains a region encoding:
- a CDS encoding arabinofuranosidase catalytic domain-containing protein: MAALGLVLGALIGLPSLSQAAGSLPCDIYSAAGTPCVAAHSTTRALLSSYNGPLYQVTRASDGARSDIGLLAQGGYANAAQQDTFCQDTTCRVTKVYDQTSRHNDLTPGPAGTSGMGADRGADAGEIAVTAGGHKVYGIWISPGVGYRSTGAASGVAVNGQAEGAYMVASGTHVGSACCFDYGNAESTPADTGNGHMDAVSIATTCYFAPCTGSGPWVEADMENGMFQGDNGSNTANAGNKSPFVTAMLKNNGQTTYALKGANAQSGSLSTWWNGSLPARGGYMPMHQEGGIILGTGGDNSNWNMGTFFEGVMVAGYPTDAAENAVQGNVASVGYSGETDVPNGPQGAITGPGGQCVDVAADDTGTNGTAVQLWNCQSYAEDQYWQHHTNGSLSTIGRCLDIDGNGTANGTQVELWDCNGVGGQVWQQRSDGSLFNPQSGRCLDSPDGATANGTHLRIWDCNGAAAQKFTLH; encoded by the coding sequence CCTCCCTGTCGCAGGCGGCCGGCTCACTGCCCTGCGACATCTACAGCGCCGCCGGCACCCCGTGCGTCGCGGCGCACAGCACGACACGCGCCCTGCTGTCCTCCTACAACGGCCCCCTGTACCAGGTCACCCGCGCCTCGGACGGCGCCCGGTCCGACATCGGTCTGCTGGCTCAGGGCGGGTACGCCAACGCCGCCCAGCAGGACACCTTCTGCCAGGACACCACCTGCCGCGTCACCAAGGTCTACGACCAGACCTCGCGCCACAACGACCTCACCCCGGGACCGGCCGGCACCTCCGGCATGGGCGCCGACCGCGGGGCCGACGCCGGTGAGATCGCCGTCACGGCCGGCGGCCACAAGGTGTACGGCATCTGGATCTCACCCGGGGTCGGTTACCGCTCCACCGGCGCGGCTTCGGGTGTCGCCGTGAACGGTCAGGCCGAGGGCGCCTACATGGTGGCCAGCGGCACCCATGTCGGTTCTGCCTGCTGCTTCGACTACGGCAACGCCGAGAGCACACCGGCCGACACCGGAAACGGCCACATGGACGCGGTGTCCATCGCGACCACCTGCTACTTCGCGCCGTGCACCGGCTCGGGCCCCTGGGTCGAGGCGGACATGGAGAACGGCATGTTCCAGGGGGACAACGGCTCCAACACCGCGAACGCCGGCAACAAGAGTCCGTTCGTGACGGCCATGCTGAAGAACAACGGGCAGACGACATACGCACTCAAGGGCGCCAACGCACAGTCGGGATCCCTGTCGACCTGGTGGAACGGCTCACTGCCGGCCCGTGGCGGCTATATGCCGATGCACCAGGAGGGCGGGATCATCCTCGGCACGGGCGGGGACAACAGCAACTGGAACATGGGCACCTTCTTCGAAGGTGTGATGGTCGCCGGCTACCCGACCGACGCCGCCGAGAACGCCGTACAGGGAAACGTCGCCTCCGTCGGCTACTCGGGTGAGACGGACGTACCCAACGGCCCGCAGGGCGCCATCACAGGTCCGGGCGGTCAGTGCGTCGACGTCGCGGCTGACGACACCGGCACCAACGGCACGGCCGTCCAGCTGTGGAACTGCCAGTCCTACGCCGAGGACCAGTACTGGCAGCACCACACCAACGGCTCCCTGAGCACGATCGGCAGATGCCTGGACATCGACGGCAACGGCACGGCCAATGGCACCCAGGTCGAACTGTGGGACTGCAACGGTGTCGGCGGTCAGGTCTGGCAGCAGCGCTCCGACGGTTCGCTGTTCAACCCCCAGTCGGGCCGCTGCCTCGACTCCCCCGACGGCGCGACCGCCAACGGCACCCACCTGCGGATCTGGGACTGCAACGGAGCGGCGGCACAGAAATTCACCCTGCACTGA